A single window of Deltaproteobacteria bacterium DNA harbors:
- a CDS encoding SDR family NAD(P)-dependent oxidoreductase has translation MKLNTLKIIVTGGAAGMGAHFAKRLHEAGATVVVGDMNEERLADLPEGIH, from the coding sequence ATGAAGTTAAATACGCTAAAAATAATCGTAACCGGCGGGGCTGCGGGTATGGGTGCTCACTTTGCCAAGCGATTACATGAAGCTGGAGCGACGGTTGTCGTTGGGGACATGAATGAAGAACGCCTGGCTGACCTGCCTGAGGGTATTCATC